In a single window of the Mustelus asterias chromosome 3, sMusAst1.hap1.1, whole genome shotgun sequence genome:
- the LOC144491442 gene encoding inhibitor of growth protein 5-like gives MATAMYLEHYLDSIENLPCELQRIFHLMRDLDQRTEDKKVEIDKLATEYISHVKDLSPDQRVDQLKQIQLAYNKCREYSDDKVQLAMETYEMVDKHIRRLDAELARFEADLKEKLESSDYDSPGGRGNKKGRGQKDKRGSRGRSRRGSDDDIPKKKKQKAGPEYSDSVLKMHPSDVLDMPVDPNEPTYCLCHQVSYGEMIGCDNPDCPIEWFHFACVDLATKPKGKWFCPRCTQERKKK, from the exons ATGGCGACCGCAATGTACCTGGAGCATTACCTGGATA GTATTGAAAATCTGCCCTGTGAACTTCAGCGGATCTTCCATCTGATGCGGGACCTAGACCAGAGAACTGAAG ATAAAAAAGTAGAGATTGACAAATTGGCAACGGAATATATCTCACATGTGAAGGACCTGTCTCCGGATCAACGAGTTGATCAACTGAAGCAGATTCAGCTTGCCTACAATAAATGCAGAGAATATAGCGATGACAAAGTTCAGTTAGCAATGGAGACGTATGAAATG GTTGATAAACACATCAGGCGGCTGGATGCTGAATTGGCCAGGTTTGAAGCTGATCTGAAGGAAAAATTGGAATCAAGTGACTATGACAGCCCAGGAGGAAGAGGCAATAAGA AAGGCAGAGGCCAGAAAGACAAGAGGGGGTCTCGGGGTCGTAGTAGACGTGGATCTGATGATGATATACCAAAGAAAAAGAAGCAGAAAGCAGG GCCAGAATATTCTGATTCCGTTTTGAAAATGCACCCATCCGATGTGTTAGACATGCCAGTTGATCCCAATGAACCCACCTACTGTCTGTGTCACCAGGTTTCTTACGGAGAAATGATAGGCTGTGATAACCCAGAT TGCCCAATTGAGTGGTTTCACTTTGCTTGCGTGGACCTTGCAACAAAACCAAAAGGAAAATG GTTCTGTCCACGATGTACCCAGGAAAGGAAAAAGAAGTGA